A region of the Wenzhouxiangella sp. XN201 genome:
ATCTCAGTCTGCCTGCACTTCTTCGATGGTCTGTCCGCCACGCACGCGCACATAGGCCTTTTTCCAGCCCTTCTGGCGCCCGGGGACAAGCCGAAAGCTCTTCTGCTTGCCCTTGACGTTGACCACACGAACCTGCTCGACATCGACCTCGAACAGTCCTTCG
Encoded here:
- the rplW gene encoding 50S ribosomal protein L23, whose protein sequence is MKTERMYQIIRRPHVSEKTAMLQADSNQYVFEVRSDASKGDIKRAVEGLFEVDVEQVRVVNVKGKQKSFRLVPGRQKGWKKAYVRVRGGQTIEEVQAD